In one window of Prosthecomicrobium sp. N25 DNA:
- a CDS encoding TerC family protein has product MSSSVLFVDWLGKPLWMWLAFLAIVIVLLALDLGVLNRKAKEIEVRRSLVLSAVYIGLGLAFGGWVWWYLGADSGIAYMTGFAVEKALAMDNVFVIAMIFAFFAVPRHLQHRVLFWGILGVIVLRAIMIGLGAAIVSEFSWVLYVFALFLIATGVKMIVFADKTHDVGANPVLKLCRRWFNVTDGLEGERFFVRKPHPATGRVVVFVTPLFLALVMIEIADLIFAVDSVPAIFAITTDPFIVYTSNIFAILGLRALYFALAAMVHRFAYLKYALAAVLIFIGSKVFLADLMGLDKFPPVASLAITFGLLAGGVVWSLVKTRDAARRAAT; this is encoded by the coding sequence ATGAGTTCCTCCGTCCTCTTCGTGGATTGGCTCGGCAAGCCGCTCTGGATGTGGCTCGCCTTCCTGGCCATCGTGATCGTCCTTCTGGCGCTCGATCTCGGCGTGCTCAACCGCAAGGCCAAGGAGATCGAGGTCCGCCGGAGCCTCGTCCTGTCCGCCGTCTACATCGGCCTCGGCCTCGCGTTCGGCGGCTGGGTCTGGTGGTACCTCGGGGCGGACTCCGGCATCGCCTACATGACCGGCTTCGCGGTCGAGAAGGCGCTCGCGATGGACAACGTCTTCGTCATCGCGATGATCTTCGCCTTCTTCGCCGTGCCGCGCCATCTGCAGCACAGGGTGCTGTTCTGGGGCATCCTCGGCGTGATCGTGCTGCGGGCGATCATGATCGGCCTCGGCGCCGCGATCGTCTCCGAATTCTCCTGGGTGCTCTACGTCTTCGCGCTCTTCCTGATCGCCACCGGCGTCAAGATGATCGTGTTCGCCGACAAGACCCACGATGTCGGCGCCAATCCGGTCCTGAAGCTCTGCCGGCGCTGGTTCAACGTGACCGACGGCCTCGAGGGCGAGCGCTTCTTCGTGCGCAAGCCGCACCCCGCGACCGGCAGGGTCGTCGTCTTCGTGACGCCGCTGTTCCTGGCGCTCGTCATGATCGAGATCGCCGACCTGATCTTCGCGGTCGACAGCGTTCCGGCCATTTTCGCGATCACGACCGATCCCTTCATCGTCTACACGTCGAACATCTTCGCCATTCTCGGCCTGCGCGCCCTCTATTTCGCGCTCGCCGCCATGGTGCACCGCTTCGCATACCTGAAGTACGCGCTCGCCGCGGTGCTCATCTTCATCGGGTCGAAGGTGTTCCTCGCCGACCTCATGGGGCTCGACAAGTTCCCGCCGGTGGCGTCGCTCGCCATCACGTTCGGCCTGCTCGCCGGCGGTGTGGTGTGGAGCCTCGTGAAGACCCGCGACGCCGCCCGGCGCGCCGCGACCTGA
- a CDS encoding sulfurtransferase/chromate resistance protein: MPAFGTISVDKLARLVGLPTAPVILDVRTHDAFDEDPRLIPAARRIGHEAARDRAAEFAGREVVVVCLHGRKLSHGVAAWLRHAGAEAVVLEGGFAAWAAAKLPLVPVARVPAADAQGRTVWVTRARPKIDRIACPWLIRRFVDPRAVFLFVPPADVSDVADRFAATPFDVENVFFSHRGPACTFDTMIETFELGTEPLLRLAAIVRGADTARLDLVPEAAGLLAASLGLSRLFAADLAQLDAGMLLYDALYRWCRDATGETHDWTPRPESPTA; encoded by the coding sequence ATGCCTGCGTTCGGCACCATTTCGGTCGACAAACTCGCACGTCTCGTCGGGCTGCCCACGGCGCCCGTCATCCTCGACGTGCGCACCCACGATGCCTTCGACGAGGATCCGCGCTTGATCCCCGCCGCCCGGCGCATCGGCCACGAGGCGGCACGCGACCGGGCCGCCGAGTTCGCCGGCCGCGAGGTCGTGGTCGTGTGTCTGCACGGGCGCAAGCTCAGCCACGGGGTCGCCGCCTGGCTGCGCCACGCCGGTGCGGAGGCCGTGGTCCTGGAAGGCGGCTTCGCTGCCTGGGCGGCGGCGAAACTGCCCCTCGTGCCCGTCGCCCGCGTGCCCGCGGCCGACGCGCAAGGGCGTACCGTCTGGGTCACGCGGGCGCGGCCGAAGATCGATCGAATCGCCTGCCCTTGGCTGATCCGCCGGTTCGTCGATCCCCGCGCCGTGTTCCTGTTCGTCCCTCCGGCCGACGTCAGCGACGTGGCCGACCGGTTCGCAGCCACGCCATTCGATGTGGAGAACGTGTTCTTCAGCCACCGCGGTCCCGCCTGTACGTTCGACACGATGATCGAGACGTTCGAACTCGGAACCGAGCCGCTCCTGCGTCTCGCCGCGATCGTGCGCGGGGCGGACACGGCCCGCCTCGACCTGGTTCCGGAAGCGGCCGGACTCCTGGCGGCCTCGCTCGGCCTCTCCCGCCTGTTCGCCGCCGACCTGGCGCAGCTCGACGCTGGCATGCTCCTCTACGACGCCCTCTACCGCTGGTGCCGCGACGCGACCGGCGAGACCCACGACTGGACGCCCCGTCCGGAGAGCCCCACCGCATGA
- the chrA gene encoding chromate efflux transporter produces the protein MTAATADHPAGTSPSFGELLRVFLKIGLLSFGGPAGQIALMHRMIVDERRWVDEKRYLDALNFCMLLPGPEAQQLATFCGWHLHRTAGALAAGILFVLPGALCMLALAWAYAAFGRLPLIEALFYGVKAGVLAIVVEALLRVGRRALKTRTAWVIAGVAFLALFATRVPYPAVVLAAGLAGALANRISPARATAPAPAAPIDWGRAVRRTLRVGLAGIALWAAPVALAALLLGPSHVLVEVAGFFSRLAVVTFGGAYAVLAYMADEAVTRHGWLSAGEMLDGLGLAETTPGPLILVTEFVGFLAGWRNPAPAGPATMGVLAAAMTLWVTFTPSILWIILGAPLVDRIGRVPALSAALAGITAAVVGVILKLSLWFAFHVLFGRVETYGSGPFALDLPVLATVDPVSVALAAVAAWVLFARHWSIAATVGLTAALGLAARLATGGLA, from the coding sequence ATGACCGCCGCCACCGCCGACCACCCCGCCGGGACGTCCCCGTCCTTCGGCGAGCTCCTCCGCGTGTTCCTGAAGATCGGCCTCCTCTCCTTCGGCGGACCGGCCGGGCAGATCGCGCTGATGCACCGGATGATCGTCGACGAGCGCCGCTGGGTGGACGAGAAGCGCTATCTCGACGCCCTCAACTTCTGCATGCTCCTGCCCGGCCCCGAGGCGCAGCAGCTCGCCACCTTCTGCGGCTGGCACCTCCACCGCACGGCCGGCGCGCTCGCGGCCGGCATCCTCTTCGTGCTGCCCGGCGCCCTCTGCATGCTGGCGCTCGCCTGGGCCTACGCGGCCTTCGGTCGGCTTCCGCTCATCGAGGCGCTCTTCTACGGCGTCAAGGCCGGGGTGCTCGCCATCGTGGTCGAGGCGCTCCTGCGCGTCGGCCGCCGGGCCCTGAAGACCAGGACGGCCTGGGTCATCGCCGGCGTCGCCTTCCTGGCCCTGTTCGCCACCCGCGTCCCCTATCCCGCCGTGGTCCTCGCCGCCGGCCTGGCGGGCGCCCTGGCGAACCGGATCAGCCCGGCCAGGGCGACCGCCCCGGCCCCCGCCGCCCCGATCGACTGGGGCCGGGCCGTCCGCCGCACGCTCCGGGTCGGGCTCGCGGGCATCGCCCTCTGGGCCGCCCCGGTGGCGCTCGCCGCGCTCCTGCTCGGGCCGAGCCACGTCCTGGTGGAGGTCGCCGGCTTCTTCTCGCGGCTCGCGGTCGTCACCTTCGGCGGCGCCTACGCGGTGCTCGCCTACATGGCCGACGAGGCGGTCACCCGGCACGGCTGGCTCTCCGCCGGCGAGATGCTCGACGGCCTCGGCCTCGCCGAGACGACGCCGGGTCCCCTGATCCTGGTCACCGAGTTCGTCGGCTTCCTCGCCGGTTGGCGCAACCCGGCCCCGGCCGGACCGGCCACGATGGGCGTCCTGGCGGCGGCCATGACCCTCTGGGTCACCTTCACGCCGAGCATCCTGTGGATCATCCTCGGCGCCCCGCTGGTCGACCGCATCGGCCGGGTCCCGGCCCTCTCGGCCGCGCTCGCCGGCATCACCGCGGCAGTCGTCGGCGTGATCCTCAAGCTTTCCCTCTGGTTCGCCTTCCACGTCCTGTTCGGGCGGGTCGAAACCTACGGCTCCGGGCCGTTCGCGCTCGACCTGCCCGTGCTGGCCACCGTCGATCCGGTCTCGGTCGCCCTGGCCGCGGTGGCGGCCTGGGTCCTCTTCGCGCGCCACTGGTCGATCGCCGCCACGGTCGGCCTCACCGCCGCCCTCGGCCTCGCCGCCCGCCTGGCGACGGGCGGCCTCGCGTGA
- a CDS encoding NUDIX hydrolase, with the protein MNQEGRRRKPRSGCGAAILRDGALYLLKRVKQPEAGHWGLPGGKVDWGEPVGAAIEREVAEELGIGVRSKRLLCVVDLIDRGDGEHWISPVYLVTAFEGEPENREPAKHAGVGWFALDALPAPLTTATVEALRALGLAR; encoded by the coding sequence ATGAATCAGGAGGGCCGACGGCGCAAGCCACGATCCGGCTGCGGGGCCGCGATCCTGCGCGACGGAGCCCTGTATCTCCTGAAGCGCGTCAAGCAACCGGAGGCCGGCCACTGGGGCCTGCCCGGCGGCAAGGTCGACTGGGGCGAGCCGGTCGGCGCGGCGATCGAGCGCGAGGTCGCCGAGGAGCTCGGCATCGGAGTCCGATCGAAGCGGCTCCTGTGCGTGGTCGACCTGATCGACCGCGGCGACGGCGAACACTGGATCTCGCCCGTCTACCTCGTCACCGCCTTCGAGGGGGAGCCGGAGAACCGCGAGCCGGCGAAGCACGCCGGGGTGGGCTGGTTCGCCCTCGACGCCCTGCCGGCGCCGCTCACGACGGCGACCGTCGAGGCGCTCCGGGCCCTGGGCCTGGCGCGGTAG
- a CDS encoding MarR family winged helix-turn-helix transcriptional regulator, with translation MTFSYRKTITYRLAQAAKAHRARAGSHLGRIGLHPGQETVLKLLAEQDGQTMSQLAQALSVQPPTVTKMITRLSAQGFVRRVASESDGRLARVQLTETGRLKIEDIDKAWKRLEKEALAGFDDKDRKRLRKLLREIERNLSGAVIPPEEESPPEEEPAEDEAEA, from the coding sequence ATGACCTTCAGTTATCGAAAGACGATCACGTATCGCCTGGCCCAGGCCGCCAAGGCCCACCGGGCCCGGGCGGGCTCGCATCTCGGCCGCATCGGGCTGCATCCGGGACAAGAGACGGTCCTCAAGCTGCTCGCCGAACAGGACGGGCAGACCATGAGCCAGCTCGCCCAGGCCCTCAGCGTCCAACCGCCGACGGTGACCAAGATGATCACCCGGCTCTCCGCCCAGGGCTTCGTGCGTCGGGTCGCCTCGGAGAGCGACGGGAGGCTGGCGCGGGTCCAACTGACCGAGACGGGCCGTCTCAAGATCGAGGATATCGACAAGGCCTGGAAGCGGCTCGAGAAGGAGGCGCTCGCCGGCTTCGACGACAAGGACCGCAAGCGGCTGCGCAAGCTCCTGCGCGAGATCGAGCGCAACCTCTCCGGCGCCGTCATCCCGCCCGAGGAGGAGAGCCCGCCGGAAGAGGAGCCGGCGGAGGACGAGGCGGAGGCTTAG
- a CDS encoding NAD(P)H-dependent oxidoreductase — translation MRVLVLYAHPVETSFNAAIHAKVVETLLKAGHEVDDCDLYAEGFDPVLTREERLAYHTVPDNRAPVQGYVDRVLAADAIVICSPVWNFGFPAILKGFFDRVFLPGVSFKIVDKGWRPALQHVSKIAAVMTYGGTRFRAFLVGDPPRKVVTRSIRAVIKPTGRCLYLAHYNMNATTPESRAAFLAKVEQEMLAF, via the coding sequence ATGCGGGTTCTCGTCCTCTACGCGCATCCGGTGGAAACCAGCTTCAATGCCGCCATCCACGCCAAGGTCGTGGAAACCCTCTTGAAGGCGGGGCACGAGGTCGACGACTGCGACCTCTATGCGGAGGGCTTCGACCCGGTGCTGACCCGCGAGGAGCGCCTCGCCTACCACACGGTGCCGGACAACCGCGCGCCGGTTCAGGGCTATGTCGACCGGGTGCTGGCCGCCGACGCGATCGTGATCTGCTCGCCCGTGTGGAATTTCGGCTTCCCGGCGATCCTGAAGGGCTTCTTCGACCGGGTGTTCCTGCCGGGCGTGTCCTTCAAGATCGTCGACAAGGGCTGGCGGCCGGCGTTGCAGCATGTCTCCAAGATCGCGGCGGTGATGACCTACGGGGGCACCCGGTTCCGGGCCTTCCTGGTCGGCGACCCGCCCCGCAAGGTGGTCACCCGCTCGATTCGCGCCGTCATCAAGCCGACGGGGCGGTGTCTCTATCTGGCTCACTACAACATGAATGCGACGACGCCGGAGAGCCGGGCGGCGTTCCTGGCGAAGGTCGAGCAAGAGATGCTCGCCTTTTGA
- a CDS encoding FAD-binding oxidoreductase: MGDIAKLRRLIDGMRIEDNPQLVKQKSRDFYWYSPVLKRQLDHVTGDLVVSPKDEAEVVRLLAAAHECEVPVTTRGAGTGNYGQAMPLSGGVVLNMTELKGVTGVKPGSVTAGAGAIMFELDEETRATSGQEIRLHPSTYRTATIGGFIAGGSGGVGSINWGGLRDLGNIIRARVVTCEASPRVLDLTGDDLGKVAHAYGTNGVITEVELPLSAAYAWIDVLVGFDSLEAATRFADDLGHQDGILVKNLAVVSAPLPHDYFLRHQKFIRRDQSVVVVMLAPHAVGAFETFCARKRAAILFRSDKATAEELKGLPPAYELSWNHTTLRGLRVDPTITYLQVLYPYPNAVDLVAKMARIFGDEVPDHLEFVRFNGNVTCFGLPIVRFTTEERLEAIIKTFEDNGCPVFNPHRYTLEEGGMKQSDPVQLAFKGEADPKGLLNPGKMIAWEDPDFDLGSGKLYLFPGIPAAEQA, translated from the coding sequence ATGGGCGACATCGCGAAGCTGCGCCGGCTCATCGACGGCATGCGGATCGAGGACAATCCCCAGCTCGTCAAGCAGAAGAGCCGGGACTTCTACTGGTACTCGCCCGTCCTGAAACGCCAGCTCGATCACGTGACGGGCGACCTGGTCGTCTCGCCGAAGGACGAGGCGGAGGTCGTGCGGCTGCTCGCCGCCGCCCACGAATGCGAGGTGCCGGTCACGACCCGCGGCGCCGGGACGGGCAACTACGGGCAGGCGATGCCGCTCTCCGGCGGCGTCGTGCTCAACATGACGGAGCTCAAGGGCGTCACCGGGGTGAAGCCCGGTTCGGTCACGGCCGGGGCCGGGGCGATCATGTTCGAGCTCGACGAGGAGACGCGGGCGACCTCGGGCCAGGAGATCCGCCTGCATCCATCGACCTACCGGACGGCGACCATCGGCGGCTTCATCGCGGGCGGATCGGGCGGGGTCGGGTCGATCAACTGGGGGGGCCTGCGCGACCTCGGCAACATCATCCGGGCGCGGGTGGTGACCTGCGAGGCGAGCCCGCGCGTGCTCGACCTCACGGGCGACGACCTCGGCAAGGTGGCGCATGCCTACGGCACCAACGGGGTCATCACCGAGGTCGAGCTGCCGCTCTCGGCCGCCTACGCCTGGATCGACGTGCTGGTCGGCTTCGACAGCCTGGAGGCGGCGACACGCTTCGCCGACGACCTCGGACATCAGGACGGCATCCTGGTCAAGAACCTGGCGGTCGTGTCGGCGCCGTTGCCGCACGACTATTTCCTGCGGCACCAGAAGTTCATCCGGCGCGACCAGTCCGTGGTCGTCGTGATGCTGGCGCCGCACGCGGTCGGCGCCTTCGAGACCTTCTGCGCGCGCAAGCGGGCCGCGATCCTGTTCCGGTCCGACAAGGCGACGGCTGAGGAGCTCAAGGGGCTGCCCCCCGCCTACGAGCTCTCGTGGAACCACACGACCCTGCGCGGCCTCCGGGTCGACCCGACCATCACGTACCTGCAGGTCCTCTACCCCTATCCGAACGCCGTCGACTTGGTGGCCAAGATGGCGCGGATCTTTGGCGACGAGGTGCCGGACCACCTGGAGTTCGTGCGCTTCAACGGCAACGTCACCTGCTTCGGCCTGCCGATCGTCCGCTTCACCACCGAAGAGCGGCTCGAGGCGATCATCAAGACCTTCGAGGACAACGGCTGCCCGGTCTTCAACCCGCACCGCTACACGCTGGAGGAGGGCGGCATGAAGCAGTCCGACCCGGTGCAACTCGCCTTCAAGGGCGAGGCGGACCCGAAGGGGCTGCTCAACCCCGGCAAAATGATCGCCTGGGAGGATCCGGACTTCGACCTCGGCTCCGGCAAGCTCTACCTGTTCCCCGGCATTCCGGCGGCGGAGCAGGCCTGA
- a CDS encoding cytosine deaminase — MQMGFLKIPEAEAWFLSRATVPACLLGHASPAADQDGLALVDILVAGGRIARIAPAGAAAPQDLPVVDMDRGMVFPAFVELHTHLDKGHIWPRRRNPDGTFPGALENVGLDRAQNWTADDVRRRMDFAIRCAYAHGTALIRTHIDSIAPQHRISWPVFQAMRETWAGKVDLQGSCLFGIQFTADAAFIEDVVAHVTEARGVLGAVTYVDPTLVPGLDLMFRSAAEKGLDLDFHVDETGDPTVRTLGVIAETAIRHRFQGRITVGHCCSLARQDEATIDRTLDLVAEAGMAVVSLPMCNMYLQDRVPGRTPRWRGVTLLHEMKARGIPVAVSSDNTRDPFYAYGDLDAMEVFREAARILHLDHPFGDWPSAITRTPASVMRRDDRGHLSEGGAADLVLFRGRTWTELLSRPQADRVVVRDGRAIDRTLPDYRELDDLMRR; from the coding sequence ATGCAGATGGGCTTCCTGAAGATCCCCGAGGCGGAAGCCTGGTTCCTGTCGCGCGCGACCGTTCCGGCCTGCCTCCTCGGCCATGCGAGCCCGGCGGCGGATCAGGACGGGCTGGCGCTCGTCGACATTTTGGTGGCCGGCGGGCGGATCGCCCGCATCGCGCCGGCAGGGGCGGCGGCCCCGCAGGACCTGCCGGTCGTCGACATGGACCGGGGCATGGTGTTCCCCGCCTTCGTGGAACTGCACACGCATCTCGACAAGGGGCACATCTGGCCGCGCCGGCGGAACCCCGATGGGACCTTTCCGGGGGCGCTGGAGAATGTCGGGCTGGACCGGGCGCAGAACTGGACGGCCGACGACGTCCGGCGGCGCATGGACTTCGCGATCCGCTGCGCCTACGCGCATGGGACGGCGCTGATCCGCACCCATATCGATTCCATCGCGCCCCAGCACCGGATCTCCTGGCCGGTGTTCCAGGCCATGCGGGAGACCTGGGCCGGCAAGGTGGACCTGCAGGGCTCCTGCCTGTTCGGGATCCAGTTCACCGCCGATGCCGCCTTCATCGAGGACGTGGTGGCGCATGTGACGGAGGCCCGGGGCGTCCTGGGCGCGGTCACGTATGTGGATCCGACGCTCGTTCCCGGCCTGGACCTGATGTTCCGCAGTGCGGCCGAGAAGGGGCTCGATCTCGACTTCCACGTCGACGAGACCGGCGACCCGACTGTCCGCACCCTCGGGGTCATCGCCGAGACGGCGATCCGGCACCGATTCCAGGGGCGCATCACGGTCGGGCACTGCTGTTCGCTGGCCCGCCAGGACGAGGCGACGATCGACCGGACGCTCGACCTGGTGGCCGAGGCCGGGATGGCGGTCGTGTCGCTGCCCATGTGCAACATGTACCTGCAGGACCGGGTCCCCGGGCGGACGCCGCGCTGGCGGGGCGTGACGCTCCTGCACGAGATGAAGGCGCGGGGGATCCCGGTCGCGGTCTCCTCCGACAACACGCGCGATCCCTTCTATGCCTACGGGGACCTCGACGCCATGGAGGTGTTCCGCGAGGCGGCGCGCATCCTGCACCTGGACCACCCGTTCGGCGACTGGCCTTCCGCGATCACGCGGACGCCGGCCTCGGTGATGCGTCGGGACGACCGCGGGCACCTCTCCGAGGGCGGGGCGGCCGACCTTGTGCTGTTTCGTGGGCGGACCTGGACGGAGCTCCTGTCGCGTCCGCAGGCCGACCGGGTGGTGGTGCGCGACGGGCGCGCGATCGACAGGACGCTTCCGGACTACCGCGAACTCGACGACCTGATGCGGCGGTGA
- a CDS encoding ABC transporter permease, which produces MSAVDTAVETTTPSEPALAHLRHLALKVGIPLVILAIMIGVWDWIVVANDIKPYILPRPWLVYQTLLKDWPTLYPALLVTVKITFSALGLALVGGVVLSIVMAQSRWVELALAPYMVVLQVTPIVAIAPLILIYAPDTQTALLICAFIVTFFPVLSNTTQGLKSVDHNLLNLFELYGAGPLQTLFLLKLPSSLPYFMTGLRIGGGLALIAAVVAEFAAGSAGAGSGLAFRLLESQYRLNIPRLFAALILLSGTGVAIFGLTSLVSYLTLRRWHESALKREN; this is translated from the coding sequence ATGAGCGCCGTCGACACCGCCGTCGAGACGACAACGCCCTCCGAGCCGGCCTTGGCGCATTTGCGCCACCTCGCCCTCAAGGTGGGCATCCCGCTCGTCATCCTGGCGATCATGATCGGGGTCTGGGACTGGATCGTGGTGGCCAACGACATCAAGCCCTACATCCTGCCGCGGCCCTGGCTGGTCTACCAGACGCTGCTGAAGGACTGGCCGACCCTCTATCCGGCCCTGCTGGTCACAGTCAAAATCACCTTCTCGGCGCTCGGACTGGCGCTCGTCGGCGGGGTGGTGCTGTCGATCGTCATGGCGCAGTCGCGCTGGGTGGAGCTGGCGCTTGCGCCCTACATGGTCGTCCTGCAAGTGACCCCCATCGTGGCGATCGCGCCCCTGATCCTGATCTACGCGCCCGACACCCAGACGGCGCTGCTCATCTGTGCCTTCATCGTCACCTTCTTCCCCGTCCTGTCCAACACCACGCAAGGCCTGAAGAGTGTCGACCACAACCTCCTGAACCTGTTCGAACTCTACGGGGCGGGGCCGCTCCAGACGCTGTTCCTGCTCAAGCTTCCATCGAGCCTCCCCTACTTCATGACAGGGCTCCGGATCGGCGGCGGGCTGGCGCTGATCGCCGCCGTGGTGGCGGAGTTCGCGGCCGGGTCGGCGGGGGCGGGCTCCGGGCTCGCCTTCCGTCTGCTCGAATCGCAATACAGGCTCAACATCCCGCGCCTCTTCGCGGCGCTGATCCTGCTCTCCGGCACGGGCGTCGCGATCTTCGGGCTGACCAGCCTCGTGTCGTACCTGACGCTGCGCCGCTGGCACGAGAGCGCGCTGAAGCGGGAGAACTGA
- a CDS encoding ABC transporter ATP-binding protein produces the protein MSASAKPIVSLKSISKTFSNGTVALADMSLDIREGEFVSLLGPSGCGKSTALRIIAGLGAATTGSVDWPTSQYDPEGRPSREIGFVFQEPTLMPWATVFSNVFLPLRIRGQSRAQAREEIMHALELVGLAKFAEAYPRELSGGMKMRVSIARALVTKPKILLMDEPFAALDEITRFKLNNDILHLRETLGWTVVFVTHSVFESVYLSSRIVVMAARPGRVVSEIGIDVPGEQGEEFRTSDTYAAYCRRVSEALHAAMGANDHL, from the coding sequence CTCCAAGACCTTCTCGAACGGAACGGTCGCGCTCGCCGACATGTCGCTCGACATCCGGGAGGGTGAGTTCGTGTCCCTGCTCGGCCCGTCGGGCTGCGGCAAGTCGACCGCGCTCAGGATCATCGCCGGCCTCGGCGCGGCGACGACCGGCAGCGTCGACTGGCCGACGTCGCAGTACGATCCGGAAGGGCGGCCGTCCCGCGAGATCGGCTTCGTGTTCCAGGAGCCGACGCTGATGCCCTGGGCGACGGTCTTCTCGAACGTCTTCCTGCCGCTGCGGATCCGGGGCCAGTCCAGGGCGCAGGCCCGCGAGGAGATCATGCACGCGCTGGAGCTGGTCGGGCTCGCGAAGTTCGCGGAAGCCTATCCGCGCGAGCTCTCCGGCGGCATGAAAATGCGCGTGTCGATCGCCCGCGCGCTCGTCACCAAGCCGAAGATCCTGCTGATGGACGAGCCCTTCGCGGCGCTCGACGAGATCACCCGCTTCAAGCTCAACAACGACATCCTGCACCTGCGCGAGACGCTCGGCTGGACGGTCGTGTTCGTCACCCACTCGGTGTTCGAGTCCGTCTACCTGTCCAGCCGCATCGTCGTGATGGCGGCGCGGCCCGGGCGGGTCGTGTCCGAGATCGGGATCGACGTGCCGGGCGAGCAGGGGGAGGAATTCCGCACCTCCGACACCTACGCGGCCTATTGCCGGCGCGTCTCGGAGGCGCTGCACGCCGCCATGGGAGCGAACGACCACCTATGA